Proteins from a genomic interval of Aquila chrysaetos chrysaetos chromosome 20, bAquChr1.4, whole genome shotgun sequence:
- the RPL32 gene encoding 60S ribosomal protein L32, with the protein MPALRPLVKPKIVKKRTKKFIRHQSDRYVKIKRNWRKPRGIDNRVRRRFKGQILMPNIGYGSNKKTKHMLPTGFRKFLVHNVKELEVLMMSNKSYCAEIAHNVSSKNRKVIVERAAQLAIKITNPNARLRSEENE; encoded by the exons ATGCCTGCCCTCAGACCTCTCGTGAAACCTAAAATCGTCAAGAAGAGGACCAAGAAGTTCATCCGCCATCAGTCTGATCGCTATGTCAAGATCAAG cGTAACTGGCGTAAACCGAGAGGTATTGATAACAGAGTTCGCCGGCGGTTCAAGGGTCAGATCCTGATGCCCAACATTGGCTATGGCAGCAATAAGAAGACAAAGCACATGCTGCCCACGGGGTTCAGGAAGTTCCTGGTCCACAACGTCAAGGAGCTGGAGGTGCTCATGATGAGCAACAA GTCGTACTGCGCAGAGATTGCTCACAACGTGTCTTCCAAGAACCGGAAGGTAATCGTGGAGAGAGCTGCTCAGCTCGCCATCAAGATCACCAATCCTAACGCCAGACTGCGCAGCGAGGAGAATGAATAA
- the EFCAB12 gene encoding EF-hand calcium-binding domain-containing protein 12 isoform X1 — translation MAKAAAPFPKPTRAAGSCQLPALQLLPEGGDGLRSPEIASDAEGDPQKLAWVEERKQLRSRLESITDVGKWLMGKPARSGQEERVWERIKGCRADRRAESKSAVTRSLGVLSRSPPASGQPWQGGHPPHIHAPYPPALVTLHNLLRKQKLTMVDTFKRAGMDRRKITRADFVHVIKATKVPISDKDLETVIIFLASSKRGDFISNEDLIECQKQWLEMMKGQSRETKTGVQAQFHTTTCTAVSCVTPAGGKAKEMKPRAPTEPKTQLMLLEVPPVNTEPERRYLSYDEMEEAGKQFRDRRRWKKDKDGPLEWKEKCRLVRSGDAAVDEHCLPSTAEGDLGALVDQYHRDCFLSYLKSLKLCRGPNSRLTELVLQKALLHPGDKVIREGEATRQIRQPGGYYTKARDPAPSPVSTSRSRTASGKQAKEAENRQFQRNKMQMKFAHVSKSNDNNFWPGHLLDKIRLYLPETEAGRAHALFSYVRSTKPACLGLYSPERR, via the exons TCCGATGCTGAAGGTGACCCACAGAAGCTGGCTTGGGTTGAGGAGAGGAAGCAGCTCCGATCTCGGCTGGAGAGCATTACAGATGTAGGAAAATGGCTGATGGGAAAGCCGGCCCGTAGCGGTCAAGAAGAAAGAGTCTGGGAAAGAATAAAGGGGTGCAGAGCAGACAGGAGGGCTGAAAGCAAATCGGCCGTGACCCGCAGCCTGGGGGTGCTGTCT CGCTCACCACCAGCGAGTggccagccctggcagggcGGTCACCCTCCCCATATTCATGCACCATACCCCCCGGCTCTTGTCACGCTGCATAACCTCCTGCGCAAGCAGAAGCTGACGATGGTGGACACGTTCAAGAGGGCTGGTATGGACAGGAGGAAGATCACAAGAGCAGACTTCGTTCACGTCATCAAAGCG ACCAAAGTTCCCATCAGCGACAAGGACCTGGAGACAGTGATCATTTTCCTGGCTTCCTCAAAGAGGGGAGATTTTATAAGCAATGAAGATCTGATTGAATGTCAAAAGCAGTGGCTGGAAATGATGAAAGGACAATCCAGAGAGACCAAAACAG GTGTACAAGCACAGTTCCATACAACCACTTGCACAGCGGTCAGTTGTGTAACTCCTGCCGGGGGCAAAGCCAAAGAGATGAAGCCTCGTGCTCCTACCGAGCCTAAAACACAGTTAATGCTGTTAGAAGTTCCCCCAGTCAACACTGAGCCAGAACGCAGATATCTAAGCTACGATGAAATGGAAGAGGCTGGAAAACAGTTCAGAGACAGGAGGCGATGGAAGAAG GATAAAGATGGCCCActagaatggaaagaaaagtgtCGGCTGGTGAGATCTGGGGATGCAGCCGTTGATGAGCACTGCCTGCCGTCAACTGCAGAGGGTGACTTGGGAGCACTGGTGGACCAGTACCACAGGGATTGCTTCCTGAGCTATCTGAAGAGCCTCAAGCTGTGCAGAGGACCCAACAGTCGTCTCACAGAGCTAGTGCTGCAAAAAG CCCTGCTGCACCCGGGTGACAAGGTCATCAGAGAGGGTGAAGCTACAAGGCAGATCAGGCAGCCTGGAGGATACTACACCAAAGCACGTGATCCCGCTCCATCGCCTGTGAGCACATCCAGGTCAAGAACTGCATCTGGAAAGCAGGccaaagaggcagaaaatag gcagtttcaaaggaataaaatgcaaatgaagttTGCACACGTGAGCAAGTCAAATGACAACAACTTCTGGCCAGGTCATCTTCTGGACAAGATACGCCTTTACCTGCCCGAAACGGAGGCTGGCCGGGCGCACGCCTTGTTCAGCTACGTCCGTTCGACCAAGCCCGCCTGTCTGGGCCTTTACAGCCCCGAGCGCCGCTGA
- the EFCAB12 gene encoding EF-hand calcium-binding domain-containing protein 12 isoform X2 encodes MAKAAAPFPKPTRAAGSCQLPALQLLPEGGDGLRSPEIASDAEGDPQKLAWVEERKQLRSRLESITDVGKWLMGKPARSGQEERVWERIKGCRADRRAESKSAVTRSLGRSPPASGQPWQGGHPPHIHAPYPPALVTLHNLLRKQKLTMVDTFKRAGMDRRKITRADFVHVIKATKVPISDKDLETVIIFLASSKRGDFISNEDLIECQKQWLEMMKGQSRETKTGVQAQFHTTTCTAVSCVTPAGGKAKEMKPRAPTEPKTQLMLLEVPPVNTEPERRYLSYDEMEEAGKQFRDRRRWKKDKDGPLEWKEKCRLVRSGDAAVDEHCLPSTAEGDLGALVDQYHRDCFLSYLKSLKLCRGPNSRLTELVLQKALLHPGDKVIREGEATRQIRQPGGYYTKARDPAPSPVSTSRSRTASGKQAKEAENRQFQRNKMQMKFAHVSKSNDNNFWPGHLLDKIRLYLPETEAGRAHALFSYVRSTKPACLGLYSPERR; translated from the exons TCCGATGCTGAAGGTGACCCACAGAAGCTGGCTTGGGTTGAGGAGAGGAAGCAGCTCCGATCTCGGCTGGAGAGCATTACAGATGTAGGAAAATGGCTGATGGGAAAGCCGGCCCGTAGCGGTCAAGAAGAAAGAGTCTGGGAAAGAATAAAGGGGTGCAGAGCAGACAGGAGGGCTGAAAGCAAATCGGCCGTGACCCGCAGCCTGGGG CGCTCACCACCAGCGAGTggccagccctggcagggcGGTCACCCTCCCCATATTCATGCACCATACCCCCCGGCTCTTGTCACGCTGCATAACCTCCTGCGCAAGCAGAAGCTGACGATGGTGGACACGTTCAAGAGGGCTGGTATGGACAGGAGGAAGATCACAAGAGCAGACTTCGTTCACGTCATCAAAGCG ACCAAAGTTCCCATCAGCGACAAGGACCTGGAGACAGTGATCATTTTCCTGGCTTCCTCAAAGAGGGGAGATTTTATAAGCAATGAAGATCTGATTGAATGTCAAAAGCAGTGGCTGGAAATGATGAAAGGACAATCCAGAGAGACCAAAACAG GTGTACAAGCACAGTTCCATACAACCACTTGCACAGCGGTCAGTTGTGTAACTCCTGCCGGGGGCAAAGCCAAAGAGATGAAGCCTCGTGCTCCTACCGAGCCTAAAACACAGTTAATGCTGTTAGAAGTTCCCCCAGTCAACACTGAGCCAGAACGCAGATATCTAAGCTACGATGAAATGGAAGAGGCTGGAAAACAGTTCAGAGACAGGAGGCGATGGAAGAAG GATAAAGATGGCCCActagaatggaaagaaaagtgtCGGCTGGTGAGATCTGGGGATGCAGCCGTTGATGAGCACTGCCTGCCGTCAACTGCAGAGGGTGACTTGGGAGCACTGGTGGACCAGTACCACAGGGATTGCTTCCTGAGCTATCTGAAGAGCCTCAAGCTGTGCAGAGGACCCAACAGTCGTCTCACAGAGCTAGTGCTGCAAAAAG CCCTGCTGCACCCGGGTGACAAGGTCATCAGAGAGGGTGAAGCTACAAGGCAGATCAGGCAGCCTGGAGGATACTACACCAAAGCACGTGATCCCGCTCCATCGCCTGTGAGCACATCCAGGTCAAGAACTGCATCTGGAAAGCAGGccaaagaggcagaaaatag gcagtttcaaaggaataaaatgcaaatgaagttTGCACACGTGAGCAAGTCAAATGACAACAACTTCTGGCCAGGTCATCTTCTGGACAAGATACGCCTTTACCTGCCCGAAACGGAGGCTGGCCGGGCGCACGCCTTGTTCAGCTACGTCCGTTCGACCAAGCCCGCCTGTCTGGGCCTTTACAGCCCCGAGCGCCGCTGA